The Halostagnicola larsenii XH-48 region ATCGCCCGCGGCGATCTGCCCATTCGTCGCCAGGTGGCCTGCGCGACCCCCGCTGTGGGACGACCGACGAACCGATCGAGCGAGCGGCCCAGCCGTCCGACCTCCGTCGGTTCGATCGACCCCTCGTCCAATTCGGTTGCTTCGTCGTTTCGTTTCGTCTCGTTGAACCAGAGGCTTCGCCCGGCGACGATGGCAACCGAAAGCGAACCGACGGAGACGACAGTTCCTAGCGCGAGTGCGCCACCGACTCGGAGCGGACTCGCGGAGATACCGGGCGCTGTCGCAACCAGCACGTCGCCGTACCAGGCAAACGGCGTTGCGGCGAGGCCGCTCCCGACCTGCCGAGTAAGCGAGAGGACGGCGAACAGAACCAACAGACCGAGCAGTCCGATCACGTACCGAACCACCTCGAGTCGCGGGAACCGACGGAGACCGGCGCGAATACCCAGTCCGACACTGGAACCGAGGAACAGCCCGGTAAGCCCGACGGCGAGCCCACCCACGACAGCGCCGATGGCCGCCCTTGGTGTGCCCGTTCCGACAGTAAACGCCAGCGCGCCCGAACCGAGGACGGGAGCGACGAACCAACTCCGCTCGAGGAGTTCGTCCCCCAGCACGCCACAGATCGCTTCGGGAACCGACAGCGATGTCACGAGGTCGGGTGGGGGTTCTTCCCACGCGTCGCTCGTGACCGAACTGAGTGCGGTGAGTGCGCCAACAGCGACGACGCCGATTGCGCCGAGTTCGCGGGCCCGCTCGAGAACCATCGAGCCGTTCTCGCCCGCGAGCGTGCCGTAGTGGTACGCGCCGGGCTGTGGCCAGATGTGCTCATAGATACCCAGCGGGAGCGAACCCACGACGGCTATCGCCCCCACGATGATCCCGACGGAGAGCGCGACGAGTATCTGCGGGTGGCGGAGCCGCCGCCGTACCTCAACCCGGTGACGGACGGTCGCGACGAGGGCGATTCGTCGAAGGGGTCCGATCACGGCTGCTCGAGACGCGATTGTTCAGGTACGCCAGCGGCGTTTTCGCTAGCGAGGACGGTCGCGTTCATAGTGCCCCCGTTTTCGTGATTCGCTAATAACAGTTTCCCGATGCGGACTCCCGCTCCTCGAGCGCGGGTACGGCCAAGACTCGAACGGTGCATTCGTTAGTCTCCTTCGAAGGATCTCCGTCAGGCGTTCAATCTCCAGAAAATATCTTCGTCAGGCATTCAGTCGCCAGATTTCGAACGTGAGAGCGGTCGCGAACACGACCCACAGCAGGTACGGAACCAACAGCGCGGCCGCCGTTCGGTCGACGCGTCGAAACGCGACGAGAGTCGCGAGCACCAGAACCAACAAGACGGCGATGACGCCGAGTGCGACCAGCGGCTGTTGCAGCGTGAAAAACGTCGGCGTCCAGGCGACGTTGAACGCCATCTGGACCGCGAAGAGCCCGAGCGCGAGCCGTCGTCCGGAGCTATTTGCTCGCCAAACGCGCCACAGCGCGATCCCGAGCAGCGTAAACAGCGCGGTCCAGACGATCGAAAACGCGATCGACGGCGGGTAGAACCACGGCTTCTCGAGACCCTCGAACCAGGCCGTGTCCGTCGAGGTGACCAGCGCCGGCGCGCTCCCGACGACGTTGACCAGCAGGACGAAGCCCACGAGTTCGGCTATCGGACGCGGCTCGAGATCCAGCGATCGGACGCCGTATGCCATACCGAACGGACGTGTTCAACCTAATTATAGCCGGAGGTGCAACCCTTGTTTACGGGTTTGACCGGTCAGCGGCGCTTCCGGAAGAAATCGTCGTCGACTCGCCCATCGCCGTTGGCGTCTCGTTCTCGTAGTCGTCCCAATTTTCGGCCATCTCGCTATCGGTGAGCAGACAGTCCTCGAGTCGCGACTCGAGGGCGACCTGATCCAGGTTCCGGCCGATGAGCGCGAGTCGAACCTCGCGGTCGCCCCACTCCTCGTCCCACGGCATGTCTGGCTGGCCGCGGCGATAGGCTTCCTGTCGTTGCTCGGAGAAGCTGGCGATCCACCGCCCGGTGACCTCGAGGGTCGTCTCGGTTCCCGCGTAGCTCATCGTGATCGCCGCCCGTTCGCGGCCCGCGATCCAGCAGAGCCCCTTCGCGCGAACGAGCCCGTCCGGAACGTCCTCGAGGAACTCGCGGAGTCGCCGGGGGTGAAACGGACGGGTTCGCGCGAACGTTGTGACGTCGATCCCATATCGCTCGGGCGGGTGAGTGTGGTCGTCATCGCCGTGGTCGTGGCTCTCGCCGTCGCCGTGATCGTGGTTTTCACCGTCACCGCTCTCGCCGTCACCGTGATTGCGGTGCTCGTCGCCGCTTTCGCCATCACCGCTGTCGCCGTGATCGTGCAGACTGTCACCGGCCTCGTGGTCCGCGCTCGCCTCGACGGCTCGTTTCCAGCCCGCGGACTCGCGTGCGGCCTCGAGGTCGAATCGCTCGCTCTCGAGCAGTTCGTCGGGACGCACCGAGCCGTACTCCGTGGTCACGATGTCGGCTCGCGGCTGGAGCGTCTCGAGGACGGCGACGACGCGGTCGCGTTCGGCCTCGCTAACCAGGTCGCACTTGTTGAGGACGAGCAGGTCACAGAACTCGACCTGCTCGAGCAGGAGGTCGGCGATCGGACGGGAGCCGCTCTCGTCGGGACCCTGTCGGACCGGCTTTTCGTCCCCGTCGACGAACGTGTCGTAAAACAGGCGAGCGTCGGCGACGGTGACGACCGCGTCCAGATCGTAGGGGCCGCCAGCGGGCCCGCGGACGAACTGGCGGGCGATCGGTTCCGGCTCGCCGACGCCGGAGGCTTCGACGACGAGGGAGTCGAAGTCGTGTTCCTTCCAGAGTTGGATCACCGAGCGCGAGAGTTCGCCGCCGAGGCTACAACAGATACAGCCGTTCTCGAGGGCGACGACCTCGTCGCCCGTCTCGAGGTCGGTGCGCGCTTCGACGAGGTCGGCGTCGACGTTAACCTCGCCGACGTCGTTGACGAGGACGGCGATATCGCGGTCGTCTTCCTCGAGCAACTGCGAGAGCAGCGTCGTCTTGCCTGCGCCGAGCCCGCCACAGAGGATGGTAACCGGAACGGACATTTACTGATCCGCGAGCGCGAGTTCACGTCGTTCTTCCGGTTCGAACGGATCGGGGTACCCTCCCCAGTCGTCGTTCGTGTACTCCTCCTCCGTGAGCAAGCAGTCATCGAGTTGGTCGACGAGCGACTCGGCGTCGAACTCGCGGCCGATGAGGACGAGCCGCGTCATACGGTCGCCCCACTCGTCGTCCCAGTCCTCCTCGAGACCGGGTCTGGCGGCGAAGTACTGCTCGCGTTCTGCCTCGGGGAGCGTCGCGAGCCACTGGCCCGACGGGCCGGCGCGGACGGAGGTTCCCGCTTTGTCGATCCCCATCGCAACGTCTTCGCGGCCTGCACTCCAGAAGAATCCCTTCGCGCGGATGATCCGGTCTGGGAGTTCGGGTAAGAGCGCCGCGATCCGTTCGGGGTGGAACGGTCGATCCCGCTCGTAGGAAACGGAGGTGACGCCGTGTTCTTCCTGCGGGTCGTGGTGGTGTTCGTGCTGGAGTTCGCGCTTCCAGCCCGCCGAGTTCTGTGCGGCCTCGAAGTCGAACCGTCCGGTGTCGAGGATGGCCGCCGCCTCGACGTTCCCGAACTTGGTCCGACGGATCTTGGCTCGAGGCTGCAGCGTCTCGAGGACGGCTTCGATCTCCTCGAGTGCGTCGTCGGGAACGAGGTCGCACTTGTTGAGGACGAGCACGTCGCAGAACTCGATCTGGTCGAGCAACACTTCTTCGGGAACCCGTCCCGATTCGGCGTCGATGTCACCTTCGCCCCCTGAAAGCGCCGTTCCGGAGTCGAACGACTCCCAGAAGCTGTGGGCGTTGACGACGGTGACCATCGTATCGAGCGCGTAGGTGTCGGTTGGATCGAACGTCGCATCTTCGAAGCCCATCGAGAATGTCTGGGCGACGGGGATCGGTTCGGAAATGCCGGAGGATTCGACGAGCAAATAATCGAACTCGCGCTGCTCGGCCAGCCGTCCGATCTCCGCTAACATGTCGCCGCGAAGGCGACAGCAGATACAGCCGTTCGAGAGTTCCACTACCTCCTCGTCGCCGCCCAGATCCGATCGCTGGGTGACGGCTTCGGCGTCGACGTTCACCGCTCCCATATCGTTGACCACGACCGCCGCTTCCATCCCGTGATCCGCGGAGAGAACGCGGTTGAGAACGGTCGTCTTGCCCGCGCCGAGACTGCCGCTCAGAACTGTCACCGGTATTCGTTCGTCGTTCATCGTACGCGCTAGTAGGATTTCTTAACCACTTAATACTAATCTCTAGTTTCCCTAGAACTCATAATAATAACTAATATTAAAATTAGAGATATTTTTAATATCGTCCGGTCATTTCGATGCGTTACGATCCAATCGAATGACTCGACGAGTTTGTCGTGGATCGCTGTCATCGCCGGAAGCGACCCAAACGCTATTCGAGCGAACCGGCCGCGGGGTAGACGTTTCGATGCGCAACGATCGAACCGCGTGGGCAATGCTTTTCCTCCAGACCGTTGGTCAAGGACGTATGGACGATAGCCTCGATTCTGTCGGGTGGTTCGCCAATGACTAACGGAACGTCGTCGGAGTCGACGCCCGACGAGGCCGATCCGTGGATCGAGTTGCTCGAGGACGCGGCGGCAATCGAGGGCGAGTTTCAGGATGCGGGTTGGGAGACGCTGTTCGTCGAACCGGAGGCCGTCACGCCGGTCGAGACGGACGACCGAGTCGGTCTTCGAGCGGTCGTCTCACAGGACCAGTACACCGCCGTCGAGGACCTCGTTGGCCGGGACGACATCGCCTTCGCCGCGGTCGACGTCTACTACCAGACCGAAGGACAGACGACCTTCATCCTCGCCGTCGAACGCGACGACGAAACCGAACACGCCGTCTTGCTCCCGCTGTACTACGATCTACCGGACGCATCCTCGGTGCTCGAGACCGCACTCGCCGACGGGCACCTCTTCGTCTACCTCGATCCGGCGGACGAACCGGCGGAAACGGACGAAGACCGCTGGGTCGTGTTTTCCCACGACGAGCCGTCGCTGTTCGTCGATTCAGTCGCCGATCTCGAGGAGTAGTCGTTCGGGTCTCTCGTTTCGTTCGACTCGCTACGCCTCGTCTTCTCGCAACTCCTGACTGGCGTCGCGAACGTCGCGCATCACCGTCGAAATCCGCTCTTCGGCCTCGAGTTCCTCCTCGACCGAGAGGTCGACGCCTTCGACCTCGAGGAGGAACTTCGCGACCTCGGTCGCCTCGTACATCACGTCGTCGAGCTCTTCGGCGGTAAAGAAGTCGCACATCGCGCCGTAGAGGAAGGTCGCGCCGGCGGTTCGGATCTTGTCCTCGAAGGAGCTCCGGGCCTGATTGACCGCCTGCGGGGTGTAGGTGTCGGTCATGAAGGGGACGAGTTCGGGGAGGTTCTCGCCGATTTTGGTCATCTCGACGCCGGTTTCGGTTCGGAAGTCAGAACACAGGCGGGCGATGGCCCACTCGCGGGCCGTGATGTACGTTCGATCCCGCAGGAACTCGTTGACCCGGTCGTACTGCGCGCCGTCCATCTTCTGGAATCGGGCGTACTTCTGGACATCCGTCGGCACGTCGTTCCCGTCGGCCTCGTCGGGGTCCGGCACGCCCGGCATCGACTGCTCGACCGAAGCGGGATCGTCAGCTTCGTCGGCGGCGTCCCGGCCTTCGTCGGCGCCATCCCGGCTTTCGCCGGCAGGAGTCTCGAGATCAGGAGTTGTGCCGTCGATATCGACGGTCTCTGGGTCGTCGTCGGTGGCTTCCACGGTGGTGGTCTCGCTCGAGTCGGAGTCCGCGTCGTCGGACTCCATCCGTGAACCGTCCTCGTTCATAGCCCCTCATTCCCAAGGCCCGGAGATAAGGATTGTTCTCGAGGCCGTCGGATCGAAGCTGCTGTCGGCTCGAGGATCGCTTCTCGGAACGCACCCGAGCAATAAACTCTCGGCGCATTTCGAGTGGTTCTGCGTGTTTTAAGATGATAAAGACCGTCACCTAGGCTATGTCACAGACGCCAGTCATCGCAGCCGCGTATCGCACCCCGCAAGGGAAAGAAGACGGCGTGTACGCCGATCTGCGAAGTGAAGACCTCTCTATCCCGCTGATCAACGAGATTCTGGCCGAGAGCGGCCTCTCGAGCGAGGACATCGACGACCTGATGTGGGGCTGTGCCCAGCAGCGCGGCGAGCAGGACAACAACCTCGCCCGGATCATCGCGTTGCTCTCGGACCTCGGCGAGGGCGTTCCCGCGACGACGATCAACCGCTGGTGTGCCTCCTCGATGCAGGCGGTCATTTCGGCGTCGGACGCCATCGCGGCGGGCAACCGCGACGCGATCATCGCCGGCGGCGTCGAGTCGATGACCCGCGTGCCGATGGGCGAGAACACGATGGAAGTCCACCCGCGGATGGCCGCCGAGTACAACGTTGGCGAACTCCAGATGGGGATGACCGCAGAGAAGGTCGCCGAAGAGTTCGGCGTCACTCGAGAGGACCAAGACGAGTACGCGGCTCGGAGCCAACAGCGGGCCGTCGAGGCGACCGAAGAGGGCCGCTTCGAGGACGAAATCGTCCCGATCGAAACGGAGGACGGAACGATCACGGAAGACGAAGGCCTCCGGCCGGGCACGACCGCCGAGAAACTCGGCGAACTGCCGACGGTCTTCAAATCCGACGGCAGCGTCACCCCCGGAAACGCCTCGCAGATCTCCGACGGTGCCTCCGCAGTGCTCGTCACGAGCGAGGCGTTCGCCGAGGAGAACGACCTCGAGATCCTCGCGGAGGTCGGGATGAACAACGTGGCGGGCGTCGACCCGACCATCATGGGAATCGGTCCGGTACCGGCGACGCGGGGTCTGCTCGAGCGAAACGGCCGCGACATCGACGACTACGATCTGGTCGAACTCAACGAGGCCTTTGCCAGCCAGAGTCTCTACTCCCGAGACGAACTCGGAATCGATCCCGAGATCTTCAACGTCAACGGCGGCGCGATCGCGATCGGTCACCCGCTCGGAGCCTCGGGCGCTCGCCTGCCGGTGACCCTGATTCACGAACTGCAAAAACGCGGCGGCGGTCTCGGACTGGCGACGCTGTGTGTCGGCTTCGGACAGGGTGCGGCGATCGAGTTCGAGGTCAACTGAGGGTCCGGTCGTTCACTTTTTGGTCCAGATTTTCCGAGGCCGCGAGCGAGCGAAGCAAGCGAGTCGGCCGAGAGAAAAGGTGGTCGCGACAGGGTGCAGCGATCGAGTTTGACGTGAACTGAGGGGCTGACAGTCGCCTCTCGATCGCTCGAGCACGACGTGCCACGGTGCGACTTACAACCGTGTAGCGCGAACACCTCCTATGAGCAGTCTCCTGCTGTTCGCGGTCGGCTTCGTCTCGCTGTGTATACACGCCGGACTCGTGGGATTCGTCTACTACGATACCGGCGAGGTCGCCCTCGAGCGTCGGCGCTGGCTGTTGCTCGTCGGGCTGATCCCGATCTTCGGCTTTTTCATGTACCTCTTCGAGCGGAGCGAACTCGACTACGATCCGTCGACGGACCCCTACGCCGGTGGCGGCTACAACGTCCACCCCTCTCGAGCCGACGACTTTCCCTTCTCGAGGTCCGACGGCCAGGAGGGCGCTCGAGAGGCTAGTCCGGATGGTGTGAGACGTACAGAAACCGAGAACCGAACGGCAACCGACGACGAAGAACGCACCCAGTGATTGGAACCCTACTCGTTTTCGAGTGCATCGTATACGTCCCGATTTTCGTCTCGGTCGGCAGCCGCTACCTGCCTTACTAACTCCTGACGGATGTCTTCCATCGCTTCGTCGAGTTGGGTGCTGTTCTCGACATCTTCTTCGGTCGACTCAGAGACGACGTCGTCGTGGATTGCGAGGACATCTTCAACTGACGGGTACCAGAACGAGTCAGCCATTCGTTTCAGAGTGAGGGATCGAATCGGCCTAATTCTTGCTGTCGGTCACTACTACCGTTCCATTTCACAGGAGCGACTGCCGCTGACAGATCGCCACGCCTCGGGGGAGATATTATCGCCCTCGAGCAACGACTCACGTACATGCCCACAGACGAGACTCGCCGAACGACGGACGAGCACGGACACGACATCATCGACCCGCTGTACGTCGCCATCGTGACGGTGTCGTCCTCTCGAGCGGCCGCGGCCGAAACCGACGATCCGGCCGCGATCGAAGATCCCGGCGGCGATACGGTCGCCGAGTGTTTCGAGACCGACGGTCACGAGGTCCGCGAGCGCGTTCTGGTCCGGGACGATTACGCCGCGATCCGAACCGCGGTCCGACGGCTGGCCGCGATGCGGGATATCGATATCGTGGTGACGACCGGCGGAACGGGGGTCACCGCGGACGACGTTTCCCCCGAAGCGACCGCCTCGCTGTTCGAACGCGACCTGCCCGGCTTCGGCGAACTGTTCCGCTCGCTCTCCTGGGACGAGGTCGGGACCCGCGCGATGGCCTCTCGAGCCACGGCTGGCATCGCGGTCGACACGCCGGTATTCACCCTCCCCGGAAGCACGAACGCCTGCCGAACCGCCTGCGAGAAACTCATCGTGCCCGAGGCACCGCACCTCGCGGGGCTCGCGACGAGCCACCGAACTGACGCGACCGACCAATCGCTCGAGGCGTTTCGGTCCGAGGAGTGAGCCCGGCGGTCACGGCAGGCGAAGTCGGTCGTCGACCGGCGATCAGTCGGTTACTCCCCGGAAGACGCGGTAGGATCCCTGTCCGGTCGCGACCGCCTTCGTCTCGCCGTCTTCGGTCGCGCTCTCGACGGTAATTTCGCTCACGCCGACGCTCGAGCCGACTCGGACCACGTTCGCGGTCGCGCTCAGGTCGCCCGTCGCGGGCCGGAGGTAGTTGACGTTGAGGTTGATCGTCGCGATGCTCGCGTCGAACGGGTCCTCGAGTTCCGTTCGAAGTGCCAGTCCGCCAGCGGTATCGATGAGCGTCGCGGCGACGCCGCCGTGCATGTCGGGGCGTCGATCCGATCCCGAGTCGGGACGGACGTTCGTGAGCTTCTCGTCGTAGGGAATCGAGAGCGTCATCGTTCCCGCGCCGATGTGGTCGACCGAGGTACCCAACCAGGACAGAAATTCCTGGGACTCGTCGATATGTCCCTGTAAGAAATCCTCGAGTTCGCCGGTCGCTTCGTCGGCGTTCGGAGTTCCGATCGAATCCGGTGTCTCATCGCTCATGTCACCTCGTGTGCGAGCGGTCGTCTTGATCCCTGCGCTTTCGGGATTCTACCGGTTCGGGTGTTTCGATGAGATTCTCTCGATTCGAGTGGCGGACCGGGTGGACATGGATCGTTATTTGGTCCTCCGCCGTCGACTCCCCCTATGTCGCGGGGTGTCGGCGCAGTCGAATCGATTCAGGGGCTGCTCCCCGAGTGGCTGGCACTGGTCGTCGCCCTGCTCACGCAGCTGGGTGACGTGTGGTTTTTGACGCTCCTTCTGGCCGTGCTTTACTGGCTGGACGCGCCGAGGCGCGACGCCATCGCGGTCGTCGTCGGCGCGTGGATAGCCGGGACGGGGATGTACCTGGGACTGAAGGAGGTGTTCGCCCTCCCGAGACCGAACGAGCCGTTGGCCGATCCCTCCCTGTATCCCTCGGTTATCCAACCCGTCTACGAAGCGACGGCGTTGGCCACCGGATACGGGTTCCCGAGCGGACACGCCGTTGGCACGACGATCGTTTACGTCGGACTGGCAGCCGTTTTCACGAGTAGTACGCGGCGGCGGCGCTTTACTGGCGCAGCGGCGCTCGTCGGAACGGTTTGTTTCTCCCGCGTCGCACTCGGCGTTCACTATCTCGTCGATGTCGTCGCCGGCGTCGCCGCCGGTCTCCTCTTGTTGCTCGTCGTGCGAGCGCTCGCCGCGCGCCGGCCCGACGACCCCGCCGCGACCACGTTCGGGCTGGCCGTCGTCTTCGCCGTTTTCTTCGTCGTTGTGAGCGGCGTCGCTTTCAAATCGATTCTCGTGCTGGCGGCCTCGCTCGGTACGGTGGCGGGTTGGCGGTTTTTCGACTTCGGTCGTCGCGGGTAGGCAACGCGCTCGGTTCGACTTTCGGGCATCGCACCGGTCAATCAGTCGCGAGCACTGACGCGAACGCGAACCCGCTGACCGACGGCGAACGAGCGATCGGGACAGACGAGTTTGACGCCGAAGGCGGCGTCTCGAGCGCAAAACAGGGAGATCCCGGTGATCCGTTCTCCGTCGACCGTAACGGCGACGTCGTCCCACGCAATCGTTCGCCCGCTCGCGACGCCCAGGCGATCCCCGTTCA contains the following coding sequences:
- a CDS encoding TspO/MBR family protein — its product is MAYGVRSLDLEPRPIAELVGFVLLVNVVGSAPALVTSTDTAWFEGLEKPWFYPPSIAFSIVWTALFTLLGIALWRVWRANSSGRRLALGLFAVQMAFNVAWTPTFFTLQQPLVALGVIAVLLVLVLATLVAFRRVDRTAAALLVPYLLWVVFATALTFEIWRLNA
- a CDS encoding CobW family GTP-binding protein; its protein translation is MSVPVTILCGGLGAGKTTLLSQLLEEDDRDIAVLVNDVGEVNVDADLVEARTDLETGDEVVALENGCICCSLGGELSRSVIQLWKEHDFDSLVVEASGVGEPEPIARQFVRGPAGGPYDLDAVVTVADARLFYDTFVDGDEKPVRQGPDESGSRPIADLLLEQVEFCDLLVLNKCDLVSEAERDRVVAVLETLQPRADIVTTEYGSVRPDELLESERFDLEAARESAGWKRAVEASADHEAGDSLHDHGDSGDGESGDEHRNHGDGESGDGENHDHGDGESHDHGDDDHTHPPERYGIDVTTFARTRPFHPRRLREFLEDVPDGLVRAKGLCWIAGRERAAITMSYAGTETTLEVTGRWIASFSEQRQEAYRRGQPDMPWDEEWGDREVRLALIGRNLDQVALESRLEDCLLTDSEMAENWDDYENETPTAMGESTTISSGSAADRSNP
- a CDS encoding GTP-binding protein; the encoded protein is MNDERIPVTVLSGSLGAGKTTVLNRVLSADHGMEAAVVVNDMGAVNVDAEAVTQRSDLGGDEEVVELSNGCICCRLRGDMLAEIGRLAEQREFDYLLVESSGISEPIPVAQTFSMGFEDATFDPTDTYALDTMVTVVNAHSFWESFDSGTALSGGEGDIDAESGRVPEEVLLDQIEFCDVLVLNKCDLVPDDALEEIEAVLETLQPRAKIRRTKFGNVEAAAILDTGRFDFEAAQNSAGWKRELQHEHHHDPQEEHGVTSVSYERDRPFHPERIAALLPELPDRIIRAKGFFWSAGREDVAMGIDKAGTSVRAGPSGQWLATLPEAEREQYFAARPGLEEDWDDEWGDRMTRLVLIGREFDAESLVDQLDDCLLTEEEYTNDDWGGYPDPFEPEERRELALADQ
- a CDS encoding DUF7529 family protein; protein product: MTNGTSSESTPDEADPWIELLEDAAAIEGEFQDAGWETLFVEPEAVTPVETDDRVGLRAVVSQDQYTAVEDLVGRDDIAFAAVDVYYQTEGQTTFILAVERDDETEHAVLLPLYYDLPDASSVLETALADGHLFVYLDPADEPAETDEDRWVVFSHDEPSLFVDSVADLEE
- a CDS encoding DUF5806 family protein, coding for MNEDGSRMESDDADSDSSETTTVEATDDDPETVDIDGTTPDLETPAGESRDGADEGRDAADEADDPASVEQSMPGVPDPDEADGNDVPTDVQKYARFQKMDGAQYDRVNEFLRDRTYITAREWAIARLCSDFRTETGVEMTKIGENLPELVPFMTDTYTPQAVNQARSSFEDKIRTAGATFLYGAMCDFFTAEELDDVMYEATEVAKFLLEVEGVDLSVEEELEAEERISTVMRDVRDASQELREDEA
- a CDS encoding thiolase family protein; translated protein: MSQTPVIAAAYRTPQGKEDGVYADLRSEDLSIPLINEILAESGLSSEDIDDLMWGCAQQRGEQDNNLARIIALLSDLGEGVPATTINRWCASSMQAVISASDAIAAGNRDAIIAGGVESMTRVPMGENTMEVHPRMAAEYNVGELQMGMTAEKVAEEFGVTREDQDEYAARSQQRAVEATEEGRFEDEIVPIETEDGTITEDEGLRPGTTAEKLGELPTVFKSDGSVTPGNASQISDGASAVLVTSEAFAEENDLEILAEVGMNNVAGVDPTIMGIGPVPATRGLLERNGRDIDDYDLVELNEAFASQSLYSRDELGIDPEIFNVNGGAIAIGHPLGASGARLPVTLIHELQKRGGGLGLATLCVGFGQGAAIEFEVN
- a CDS encoding MogA/MoaB family molybdenum cofactor biosynthesis protein — encoded protein: MPTDETRRTTDEHGHDIIDPLYVAIVTVSSSRAAAAETDDPAAIEDPGGDTVAECFETDGHEVRERVLVRDDYAAIRTAVRRLAAMRDIDIVVTTGGTGVTADDVSPEATASLFERDLPGFGELFRSLSWDEVGTRAMASRATAGIAVDTPVFTLPGSTNACRTACEKLIVPEAPHLAGLATSHRTDATDQSLEAFRSEE
- a CDS encoding PaaI family thioesterase; this encodes MSDETPDSIGTPNADEATGELEDFLQGHIDESQEFLSWLGTSVDHIGAGTMTLSIPYDEKLTNVRPDSGSDRRPDMHGGVAATLIDTAGGLALRTELEDPFDASIATINLNVNYLRPATGDLSATANVVRVGSSVGVSEITVESATEDGETKAVATGQGSYRVFRGVTD
- a CDS encoding phosphatase PAP2 family protein, yielding MSRGVGAVESIQGLLPEWLALVVALLTQLGDVWFLTLLLAVLYWLDAPRRDAIAVVVGAWIAGTGMYLGLKEVFALPRPNEPLADPSLYPSVIQPVYEATALATGYGFPSGHAVGTTIVYVGLAAVFTSSTRRRRFTGAAALVGTVCFSRVALGVHYLVDVVAGVAAGLLLLLVVRALAARRPDDPAATTFGLAVVFAVFFVVVSGVAFKSILVLAASLGTVAGWRFFDFGRRG